The genomic region AAAATATAAAAAGGTACATTAAGATCTTATTGCGCATTCTAAACGGTAATTTTTAAATTATCATAAGCCAGATGAACATTCTCTGGTAATTCCTTCTCTACTTCATCATGGAAACCCAGCATATGGCTAATATGGGTAAAATAGGTGGTTTGTGGTTTAACCCTTTCTACGAATTCCAAAGCTTCTTTGAGATTGAAATGAGAATGGTGTGGTTGAATTCTAAGAGCGCTAACCACAAGGACCTCAAGGTCCTGAAGCTTCTCTAGCTCCTGGTCTTCTATAGATTTGATATCAGTCAAATATGCAAAATCTTCCATCCTGAAACCGAAAACCTGTAAACGGTTATGCATGAATTCTATGGGAGTAACAGTTAAACCGTGAAAATTGAACGGTCTATTCTCGATGATATTTTCCTTAACACCAGGAGCTCCAGGATATTTATCTTTAGTAGTAAAGATATAATCAAAGCGCTTTTGCAAGGCATTTAAAACCCTTTCGTGTCCATAAACCGGAATATCGCCCTGCCTGAAAAAGAAAGGCCTTATATCGTCCAGACCGGCCGTATGATCATTATGTTCATGGGTATAAAAAATAGCATCCAGTTTTCTAACATTATTGGCAAGCATTTGCTGCCTGAAATCTGGTCCGCAATCAATTAAAATATTCAAGTTATTCCAGTTTACAAGTATGGAAACCCTCAAACGCTTGTCTTTTGGATTATCACTAAGGCAGACCGGATGATCGCTTCCAATGATTGGTATTCCCTGAGATGTACCTGTTCCTAAAAATGTTA from Gramella sp. MT6 harbors:
- a CDS encoding MBL fold metallo-hydrolase; the protein is MEVTFLGTGTSQGIPIIGSDHPVCLSDNPKDKRLRVSILVNWNNLNILIDCGPDFRQQMLANNVRKLDAIFYTHEHNDHTAGLDDIRPFFFRQGDIPVYGHERVLNALQKRFDYIFTTKDKYPGAPGVKENIIENRPFNFHGLTVTPIEFMHNRLQVFGFRMEDFAYLTDIKSIEDQELEKLQDLEVLVVSALRIQPHHSHFNLKEALEFVERVKPQTTYFTHISHMLGFHDEVEKELPENVHLAYDNLKITV